The DNA sequence AAGACTTACGCCAGATCGCAGATGAGACGTGGCTGAGTGTTGCAGGCCTTGTGATAACGCGACAACGCCCTGGTACAGCGAGTGGGGTTATCTTTCTGACGCTCGAAGACGAAAACGCTGTGTCGAACATCGTTGTTTGGCCCAAGACATTTGAGAAATACCGCAAAGCAGTGATGGCCGGGCGGCTCTTGCATATTCGCGGGCGTTTGCAGCGCGAAGGCACAGTCACGCATGTTATTGCCACGCATATAGAGGACTATTCGTATTTACTCGATACGCTGGGTGATACGGCGCATGCGGGAGGCTCCATTGATCCATCCGCGGATCGTATGGATGAGGCCAAGCGGCCCGTGCAGGACAATCGCACAGGGCCAAGGCCAGCTTTGAAGTCGCAATCAGAGACGGTCACGGACGCCCTACAAAACGCTCGGCACGCGCGATTGGGCGCGGGCGCGCATCATCCGAGACAACAAGCCAAAAAGCTCTTTTACAGTCGGGATTTTCATTGAAAGAACAATAGCGTATAAATACTGCAAAGTATGCGAATGAAACCTCACTAGTTCATTCGGTAGTGGGGACAAAATGAGCAAAAAATTTATTTTCGTATTCATGTTTACTGCGGCACTGTGCCTATTTTCAAAGGCGTCCGCCGAAACTGATTGTAAGAAGAAATGCTGCACAAAAATATTTGGGGAAACGGTTTGCGAACCGGCATGCAAGGCAACATGCGAGGCGGCGAAAGTAATTGGCCCGACTTTACCCGATTGTGGCGGTGACATCTGCGATGCGCTTGAAAAAGGAAAGAACGAAGTAAAAAACGCTCTTTCCGATGTTGAAACGACTATAAGAACTGGCGATTGCGGTGGAGATATTTGCGACACACTGGATAAGGCAATCTCAGACATCCTTGACGAATCTGAGCGTACTGGAGAGAATCTGGAGGAAGCAGTTCACGCGGTAGGAAAATTTATTGAATCTCAGGCTCATGGCTTAGGTGACTCGCTATCGGATGCCGAAAAGAGAGTAAGAGAAGGAAAAGTTGTTGACGCGCTTTGGCACTTGGCAACAGACCCAGTAAAAAACACTGAAGAAGCCGCTGCCGCCGCTGCTATGGAGAGCGATATAATTCGTGCCGTCGGGCAAGTAGCTGCTGGTGCATATGGTGGCCCTGCTGGTACCGCTGCATATGCAGCTTGGCTAACATATAATGAGACGGGCGATATTGAGTTAGCGCTTAAGGTTGGTGTGATCACAGCGGCAACAAGTTACGGGAATGAAGCTGTAGCCGGGATACAGGGCGAAGGACTTAGCCATACCACAAAGAAAGCAATTTTATCAGGTGCAATTGGGGGCATCTCAGTTGCGGCAAGTGGCGGTGACGAGAAAGCGATGCTGGATGGATTTGTTCTATCTGCTGGATTGGTAGTCGTCAAAGATGGCTATAAGGAACTTACAGAACATGATCTGGATCGAGACTCATTGAAAGCTTCGCGTGGAGAGGCTTATTGTTTGAATGTGACTGCAGAATCCCTTGCTAAGAATTCTGCTGCCAGTTGCCTCCCTACAGAAGATATATTTGTAAGGGACGAAAACAATCAGATTGTTTACGAAGATGCTGAACGCACAATTCCAAAATTTCGAGACAAAAGCCGAATAATGGCCGAGTTGGATAATCGCCGACCTCATGTCGGTAAATGGTCTCAACCAGGCGAAACTGGGATTGGGCATTTCGCGTCGAAAGAAACTGGAATGGTAATGACGGGAGTTTCCAAAATTCCCGGGATGAATGCTATGTCCGTATTTCACGATCAATGGGCAATAAACTGGGAAATGGACCCCGTTTCTTCCGCGCTCACAATTCCACCTGCTACTGTGATTACATATATTGGAACAGGCGGTCCAAGTTACGACTTAATTAGAGAGTCCGCTATAGAAAATGATGGACGCGAGTCCATTGACTACCGGGCTTCCGTAGGAAGCGTCAGTTCAGAGTCACAAGATGAGCAACTTGAGAGCTACATCGGACACTCATTCATTTGCACGAAGGCTGACATCGTACGGCAAATCGCACTAGAGTTCCCTAGCTCTCAATCCTCAGACAAGTGCCGCGTAATATATAAATCCGAAAAAGGTTTCGAAACGCTTTGGTCTGCCAAGAATGATAGAAATTATTGCAAGCCTCACGCAATTGGGTTCGTCAGTAAGCAGATTTCAGAGTTTGGTTTCACCTGTTCGGTTCAATAGTATGTGCGGACGATTTTTCAGGCATAAGGTCAGTTGGGAAGAGTATTATGCTCAGCTTGCTTTGTTTCGTCCGGATGAGATTCCGGAGAATGAACCTGCGTACAATGTAGCGCCAACGCAAATTGCCCCCATCATCCGACAACTTCATGATAGCGAAGAGGTAGAACTCGCATTCGCCATGTGGGGCCTCGTGCCTGTTTGGTGGAAGAAACCCTTATCCGAGAAGAAGTTTTCAACTTTCAACGCAAAGGCGGAAGAGGCGCATGAAAAGCCAACTTTCCGATCAGCGTTCAAGTCAAAACCTTGTCTTGTGCCGATGAGCGGTTTCTACGAATGGAAAGGCCCAAAAGGCAAAAAGCAGCCATATGCAATCTCCATGCGTAACCGACGATGGTTCTATGTGGCGGGTCTATGGGATCGGGCGTATATTGATGATGAGCCGTTGGATAGCTTCACCATACTTACCACCGCGCCAAATGACTTTATGGAGGGCATTCACAATAGGATGCCGCTGATCCCCGAACAATCTGACGCT is a window from the Hyphomonas sp. genome containing:
- a CDS encoding SOS response-associated peptidase, whose protein sequence is MCGRFFRHKVSWEEYYAQLALFRPDEIPENEPAYNVAPTQIAPIIRQLHDSEEVELAFAMWGLVPVWWKKPLSEKKFSTFNAKAEEAHEKPTFRSAFKSKPCLVPMSGFYEWKGPKGKKQPYAISMRNRRWFYVAGLWDRAYIDDEPLDSFTILTTAPNDFMEGIHNRMPLIPEQSDAKAWITGSLDERMAMIAPYAGNDLHAWPVDKAVGNVRNQGEELIAPMGQ